Below is a window of Podospora pseudocomata strain CBS 415.72m chromosome 1 map unlocalized CBS415.72m_1.2, whole genome shotgun sequence DNA.
ATTCCtggatggtgtcgaggacAGCGTTTGGCACCGCCGACGCAAAAGGAGCCATTTTTCAGGGAAAGTCTGCGAGAGATGAGGATGCCGGCAGAGCCATATCAACATGGAGGGTCGCCATATTTTCGGGACCCAGGATATCGTGTATAAGTTTCATGTAGACCTCGCAGGTTAAGTTGTTGCAATGCAATGCCATCTCATTCAAAAGAACAAAGTGATTGAACCATTGCCAAGGCAGACATGTAGGGCTGCACGGACCATCTCTAACACGTGCGTCATCGCCAGTGGGTGCCAAGAGACAACCGCCAGCAACATGCAGAGAGCTCCCAATGGCCAGCCCAAGCGTCCATCCCATCGACTCAATGGGGGAGAATGCGACGAGAAAAACAGACGCGCGTGTCATGCTAAGAAGCAATTTATTTTCCTTTCTTTAGTTTCACCCAGTTTCTGCTCCTTGTTTTCGATATGAAACCATGTCCGCCGAGTCCACGCGCCCCCTGCTGTTGCCCCAGAATCGCAAACTCCGTCATCTTCGAGGCATCTCGCTGAGAAACCTCGCCTTTACACGACCGCGCGGCCGAACCATTGACGATGCTGCTCTTAACAAGAGCCCTGCCAAGCTCGAGTCCCTGCGAAACTCACCCCAGATACACCATGCCCTCTCTTCGGAACAGCTACGACCGGGTccagggcggcggaggagcaCCAACCTTGTTGGTGCCAGTCCAGTGACGAGGCAGAAACGAATCGAGGATACATTCGACAGCAAGCTTGCCGACGCATTCTTCTCCCTCCATGtcgaaggagaggaagagccCGTCTATATCAGCGAGGTTGCCGAGAGGGCTACAGTATGTTTGTTTTACCTCCAAGTATTGACGATCCAATGGAGGGGTAGACTGTTAATGCACCGGCCAGAATTTTAACTTTAGCTTATTCGAACTGTCTGAGCTGGACTCGACCATTACCCAGACCCCCAGAGTCACCATCAAGATATGGACCAACAGACACGACACAtggagcttgctgctggaggaCGATGTCGACCTGAGGGCGCTCAACTGGCTGGGCACCATGCAGAATGTGCACTTCCCACCGAACAGCCTGGTCTTCCACATGGTTGACGGCATCTACTCGCTCGAACTCTCTAACAAATACCCCCCACCAAAGAAGATGCCCTCGACACCCACGTCGTCTTACAATGCCCTCATGCGCCTAGCAACACTTGACAATTCGATCCAAGACGCTCTAGCCACCCGCGAGTCACTCACTCGGCAGATTAACGACCTCCTGGCCAAAGAGACCCCCAACCAAGTCCCCGCAGCCCAAGACTCtctcgccctcgccgagaAATATCTAGCGGTGCAGAAACGCACCGTTGAAGCCTCCAAAACGCGCAACCAAGAGCTTCGCGCCTCAGTCGAAGCCCGGCGGTCCGCCATTGCTGAAGGCAGGGCCCTCCAAGAAAGGGCCGAGACCGACGTTAACAACGCCACCGAGAAGCTTGCCCACTCCAAGACACTCCTTGCCAGAACAAAAGAGCAAATTCACGGCCAGCGCCGGCGCATTTGCGAAGACCTTGACAGGATATGGCGCATTAACTCTATCTCCACTCCTGGGACACCTCCCTTAACATTTACCATTTGCGATTTGCCGCTCCCCAACACGATTTACGACGACGCACTCCTCAAAGGAACTGGAAGCGATACCCTCAGCGCTGCGCTGGGGTATGTAGCCCAGCTGACAGACAACCTGCAGTGTTACCTGGGTGTTCCACTGCCCTATCCCATCCGGCCATACGGGTCTCGGTCAACCATTCGGGATGAGATTTCGCAACTACCAGACACACAACGAGATTTCCCGCTCTATGTTCCTAGGGGAGGGTCAAGCGCGCAATACCGTTTCGACTATGGGTGGTTTCTACTCAACAAGGATATCGAGACGTTGTGTGTCAGCCAGGGGTTGAAGGTTGTGGACATCAGGCACACGCTACCGAACCTGAAGTATCTGCTGTATGTCTGCAGCGCGGGGACGGACGAGATACCAGACCGGAAGAGAGGcggggtgagggggttgtgggcggGACGGTATAGAAACTTGACGGTGGCGGGGATGACAGCAGATGATGAGGCGAGTAGCTTTGGAGGGAGTAGGAGGGGCAGCGATGCTAGCAGTGTCGTTGGTGGTAttgggcagaggaggggCGAGGATCTGAGGGGGAAGATTATCGGCGGCAGTACCGGGAACGGGGGTGTGGCTGGGTTTGAGGAAGCGGAGGTCAAGATGACGTTGCGGACGAaagggatgagggagagtgTTGCGCAGTAGAGTTTTGTCCTACAGGCGCGTTTAGCATTATCAGCAACTGCATGGATGGGTATCATTAGGTTGTTTTGCAGCTTCAAGAATTTGAGATACCCCTTTTACTTGGTACCATTTCTCAAAAGAAACTACATCTTGTTGCTCCTATCGACtaccaacccccaccacagaTAAAAGCCCATTGGCTAAAACATTTATCTACACAGCCTCAAAAGTCTGACTGCCAACATAAGAAGTAGGGTTGGGCTGAGCAACCCAGTCGGCCGCGGGGCTGAAAAAGTCCAAGATCACCGAAGTCCCGATGACGTGAACATCCGACACCACGATCCGGTACTCGTTGAACGGGGTCTTGTTCCACCGGAGGAACACGAGAGGGTCGCTGCTCGAGGTCCAGTGGCCAGAGTtggcggggatggtgctgCCCGAGGTGGTGTGCGAGAAGTTGACGGTGATGTtttcggggaggagggtcagGGTGGCGGCGTAGCTGGGGAGTTTGTTAGTcggtgtggagggggtgagaaaggggggttgaggaCTGACGagcaggaggtggaggtgcaGGTTGCTGTGAACTTGGAGAAGCGGGCAGAGGTGGAGTGGCGGGCTTCGATGGCGGCCGGggcgggagcaggagcaggagccgcggtggtgagggtggtgaggagggccaagggggcggtggtgaggagggtggtgagcttcATTTTGAGAGTTGGAAGTGAGCAAGTTGGTTGTgtctgttggtggtgaggatggtaaaagaaaacagaggtgtggtgggggaACATGGCCTTCTTATAGACGGATCTCTTCCACGCTTTTCTCTCCTGAAGAGGTTGTTTGTCATGGATTCTCAGGGGATGCCATGTTGACGCTTGGGGAGCTTCAATAGTGCCATGTAGCCTGTTCCTTTGTAAGGGTGTTGCATGAGGCTATCCTGGTGGCCTGCCTCACGAGTCCATTGTTTTGCACGCAATGCAATCCAGATCACGCCCAACTTTGGTACGACATGCTCATTCGCACTTTGCCCCTGGCACTATGCTACATGTAGGAGTCCTGTTTTGGTTGGTAACTGGGCTAACCTTTGGCAAGACCGGCTGCTCTCGAAACTTGAATATGAGGCAGCTCCCAGCACAACTGGAGTCAGTCCAATACTGCTGCTAACGGATCACTCGACCAACTTGACGGCGTCTCTCCGAGTGTTGCTCTGTTGTCTCATAGACTGTCCCTCAAAATGGTGAATGTGGTAGTCCCCCATACCTATGCGATAGTCTGACATAACTGTGTGACCAAAACGCGGGGGTTGACCTCCTCTCAGTTCTAGCGTGCCTCTGTCAGCTTCATGTTTAGACATCTCACCGTCGGGGAAAATGCAAGACAAGGATGGCACAAGTCCGAACCTGTCACTCACAGGAATCTCTAGCTTGGAAACGTCTAGTGTCAGCCCTAGGAAGGCTCCCCGGACCAATTCAAGTGTGGCGGACATGTAAGTCACGATCCTACCCGTCAACTTGTAACTGATAGGTTCTAGTGGTCTTTTGAAAACCAAACAACCCACCGCCACAATGACACACCGAACGGCATTCAACTTCCACCGAGAACCCGAAGAGCATGAACAAGAATAGAAAACATTTGTCACCAAAGTCACTACTACTCCTTTGTGATAGTAACCCTCGTATCAACCCTAATCTTGTCGTCCGGCACCGCAGCCCCAGGACTTAACCTCCCCGTCCTGAGCATATAATCCATCCGAGCATCCTCCCCCGGCCGACTCCTGCTAACCGGAGACCTCGGGCTGACAGGACTAGAACTCAAGcttttccccctctcaacatcCACTGCCCACCCAGAATCCGTCCCATCCCTAATCTCCACATACCGATCATGattccccctcacccccatcgctcccccatccaccaccccaagccAATGTTTGCTGTTCCTCCTACTCCCTCCCTTTTCCTGAAAGTTctccgactcctcccccgacGACCCCAATCCCTGGAATCCATACTGCAAATCCGTCGGACTGGCCAACGACCCCAAGTCATTCCGCACTCCCTTTGACGGCCTGCTCCCAATCGTAGGAGGCCCTCGTCCGTTGATCCGCCCCTCCGCGTAATTATAATACTGGTTGTTATCCCCCGCACCACTCTGCCCATTCGACGATCCCGATGCCCTCGAGCTGAGAAGCCCAGggaagaacttggcgatAAAAGGTTTCAACGTCATGACACATGCGCAAACAATAGCACCGTTAACCTCAACCGCGGTAAGATAGCTgagctcggcggcggcgtagGTGAAATCAAGGTCGGTCTGAACCCGAATAAGCTGCATCAATCGAAGGATAGAAATAAAACAGACCAAGAACCCAAAACCAAACACCCCCGACAATGCCAGCTtctggcggcgagggaggcggatGGACCAGACAACCGGCATGGGCAACAAAAAGATCAAAAAGTCAGTCACTATTTCCCCTTGTTAGCTGTCTCTCCCCGAGAAATAAACCCaaggcaacaacaaacccaTATGCATCCCCGTATTGCTCCACCAAACACTCTGCGCATGGCAGTACTTTTTCTCCACGGTAAAATCCCAATAGCTATTCAGCGGTATACACGCCGTAAACGTCGCCAGCGCCATGAACAGGTGCGTGATGATCACAATCCCGAGCAGGATCTGccccgccaacctcgcccactTGAAGGTGAACAAATGGATATACAGCAGCAGGATGCTGATTTTGGAGAAGCAAAGCGTGATAAGGTAGAACAAGATGCCGTACCAGGCCGCCCGGCCCCAGGCAATCGCAGAGGGGGTGTCGTTGGGGTCAAGATCCCAGACGTGCTGACCTGCGCCGTGTGTTGCTTGTTCAATCACCCCTCCGCATGTTGCGCCAGCGAATATCTGATCATGGCCTTGTGTTAGAAAGTGTAGCAAAATTCGCACAAAGCTAGACGTGAAAATACCAAGGCAACAAGTATACTCCAATCTGAGCCCCCAATCACTTTGATCAGGACCCCTCTAGTGTAAAATCGGAGGGCCACAAAAAGGGCTGCGATGAACCAACATATCGAAGCCGAGGCAATGATATTGACCACAAGAGAGTCATGGGCTAGACCTGCAAAGTCGACTACTGGGGCccctggcggcggcggcggtggcggtggtggtgatgatgatgatgatgatggcggaggtggagaatctggtgaggggttgggtggtaATGTGGTGGCGGTGTCAATCATGGTGATTGACGACTATGTATGGTAGCAATCGATCCAACTTTGTCCTGCTATTCGCCCTGGACGCTCCAACATAGTGTTGCAACCATACACACTAGGAAAGCTTCAAGTCCCGACGGAGTGGTTTGACAGCTTCTTGGTTGACCTTAGCTCGTGGGGTAGGGTAGCCGGGGAGGGAACACAAAACGAATGTCGGTTTAGAAAGAATGAAGCAAAAAAGGGTCTGAGCTGGGGTATATTTGGCTGCTATCTTAGCTGACTATATACCAGACACGGATACATGAACACGGCAGCGGGCTGGGAAACTTGTGCATCTGGGGTAATTAAAAGACGAGATGGAGGGTTGGGTATCCGAATATGCAGCTGCGGAATGAAGAGTCTGGGGTCGAGCAAGCAGAAGCGGGGCAGAGCAGGCATACCGAGAGGTATCTGTCAAATGGCAGAGACGGGAACCGATGTGACGTTGTCTCGGTTGGGCCAAGAACTTcttggggagaggaagcagaAGTTCGGTTCCGCCTGAAGATATAACTTCGGCAATTCTCATGCTTGGGCAATAGGGAAGATGCGCACGGACAGGGACGGACGGCAGCGagatggtgggttgggcaTGTTGCATGGGGCAGTAGTTTGGTACTGTTGGTGCCTGTCAGCGCTGTCAGCAAGCCCCGAACCAAGGTATGAGGGATATCCAGATATGGAGGGGCCGGATGGACGAgatcggcggcggtggaagCATATGTGATCTCAAGATTACAAAAAGTTCGGATGACACTTGAGCCAGCGCAGAAGTGCAGGTTGGATCATGCGGCTAAGAAATGACGTTTCAACTGTTCAGGGCCAGGGAACAACGGGGGATCTGAGGGTCCGTTGCACAATCGACATTGCGAGGATCTCACCTGAAAGCGACGGGACAGGGTAACTTGATAGAATGAGGAATGGTGCATTTGGTGCATTGGCTGTGGCGCAAATATTGAGCAAGAGAAGATGGGAGGAAAGTTCCCTCGATGGGTGCCTGTCAGTGCAGACGAAATGCAACCCTGCAGCAACTGCCATTAGCAAAACAGCTTATTATGTGGGGACCAAGGAAAGAGCACTGAATGAAGATGCATTGCTCTGTGTAATCAAAAGAGGCATTCTCAAACCAGACACACTCCGGGTCTTGTATCTGGCCGACCGGCCGGATAAATCAACAGAAGAAAGAATTGCCCCGGTAACCACAACTGGGagctgttggttggtggcttCGTAATTGGCCTCTGCGATTGTAGCTATTGGAGGGGCAATAGCCGGCAGGCACTTTTCAATATGTTTTGATTGCCCCCTGGTAGCGAGGATGATATGATATTAAACTGGAACTGCAAAAGAGATGGCGCACAGATGGGAACTTCATCAATAGTAGGTAGGGCCCTTGTATTATTATGTCCAGATATTCAGGTTTTCTTACATTATTATTTTCCCGTATTCATCGCATTGGCCTTGAAGGAGAGGTACTGAGCATGATTCAAACAGGACTCGACAAGCGTAACCTATCAATGATTGTTCAAAGCTCTGCAAGAGAAGAAAACCACAGCCAACAAAGATAAGGGTATTACTCGCTAGCCTACGTATATGTACCTGCCTATGCTCTCTTGCATTTGCTGCCCTTTTATTTTTGTACTGCCAGCTGCTTTCACCTCTACTCAGCACAAAGAGACAGAATCTTGTTTACATGGCAAAACCTTAATCTAAAGATAACTCTTACGACCAACTCTCACACAATAACCCTCCTCTCACCTTCTTTGACGGGGTAAAACTGGCCAGCCTGCCCTCCAGGATTaaactccaacccctcaaGCGCCATAATGTTGACAAACTCCTTGTCAAAGTTGTCCAGACAATACCTCGCAATCATGTCGATACCTATCCACAAAGGTTAGCCACCGTTATCAGTTCAGCACCGAGTTTGGAAACTTACCAGCCCCCGCCCCTCCCGCTGTCCAGAGCTCCCCCTtgccatcccccccctcataaggcttctcatccaccacccacctttGGTAAACCCACTCGGTGCCGGGAAATCCCGCTCGCGCCACTGGCAAAAACTCCTTGTTGGTcgtcaccttcttcccctccaacaacccagtGGAAGCCAGCCACAAGCTCCCAATGCAAGTCGTCATCCACACCCTCGTCTTGCCCCAGGCCTCCTTCATGAACCTGTCCGCTGCTTCAGGTCTATGGGTGGGCAGCGGGCCGCCAATGAGGATGATGTCAAGGTCCCTCGGACAGTCATCATAGGTCACATTGGGCAAGAATCTGAACCCACCGATGGAGTTTGGCAGGGAGGCGTTGGGGGGCGTGGTGGTTGCCGgttcgagggaggaggcgatgtAAAAGAACTCAATGTTCATTGCGTGAGGGGTAAAGACTCCAAACTTTGGGTCGAGAGGAAGGACCTGGTTCAAGTAGCTGGCCGAGAGGTTGCCGAAGAGATCGATGCCCATGATGTCGGAGAGCTGGACTagctcgaggaggacgccgatgcggagggttttgggggacATCTTGGTCTTGATGGAAGCGTTGATGTCGTTGGTGAAATGATTGAGTGACTGTGTGTTGATCAAGATACTCGAGCAAAAGAAAGGTGTGGATGGGGGACTTACTTATACCATCCTGGACTCAATTCCCTCCGTTGTTGGCCGGACCGAGCTCACCGCGCGGCGAATGAACCTGTCGTGCTACGGACGTACCGCTGTCGGAGACTAACAGAGACCGTTACACCTGGCACCGGAGTCCGTTGCGAATTCTGAGGTGACCTACCGAGTGCACTCGGAGCCATCCAGTTTGGCCCCGAGCCCAATCGGAGGTTACCTGCATCGTGCACGGTGTAGGGAAAGTAAGAACACGGCGCAGGTAGTCTTTACCTCTATTTAGGGCCACTCGCTCAACCCTAACCGACAGTAGCTAGAGCCGCACAAAGATGTAACCTTCCTGAACCACAGACTCCACCACAGCATGAAGATGGAGTCGTCAAAAATGGAGTTCCAAAAAGCAAGTCTAGATGCCCACAGCCAGAATTGAACTGACGACCTTGTCATTACTAGTGACACGCTCTACCACTGAGCCATGCGGGCTAATgattggttgttgttggtaaTGTTGGCGGATGATGGGCTTCTGAAGGTGTTAGAATGGGATGTCAGTGTTTATGTAAAAGATAAGATGGGGAAATGGCAGCATTGGTGCTGCAAATTTGATAAGCCATTGGGCGAAAT
It encodes the following:
- a CDS encoding uncharacterized protein (COG:S; EggNog:ENOG503NU5N), with the translated sequence MSAESTRPLLLPQNRKLRHLRGISLRNLAFTRPRGRTIDDAALNKSPAKLESLRNSPQIHHALSSEQLRPGPGRRRSTNLVGASPVTRQKRIEDTFDSKLADAFFSLHVEGEEEPVYISEVAERATNFNFSLFELSELDSTITQTPRVTIKIWTNRHDTWSLLLEDDVDLRALNWLGTMQNVHFPPNSLVFHMVDGIYSLELSNKYPPPKKMPSTPTSSYNALMRLATLDNSIQDALATRESLTRQINDLLAKETPNQVPAAQDSLALAEKYLAVQKRTVEASKTRNQELRASVEARRSAIAEGRALQERAETDVNNATEKLAHSKTLLARTKEQIHGQRRRICEDLDRIWRINSISTPGTPPLTFTICDLPLPNTIYDDALLKGTGSDTLSAALGYVAQLTDNLQCYLGVPLPYPIRPYGSRSTIRDEISQLPDTQRDFPLYVPRGGSSAQYRFDYGWFLLNKDIETLCVSQGLKVVDIRHTLPNLKYLLYVCSAGTDEIPDRKRGGVRGLWAGRYRNLTVAGMTADDEASSFGGSRRGSDASSVVGGIGQRRGEDLRGKIIGGSTGNGGVAGFEEAEVKMTLRTKGMRESVAQ
- a CDS encoding uncharacterized protein (EggNog:ENOG503P35C; COG:S) produces the protein MSPKTLRIGVLLELVQLSDIMGIDLFGNLSASYLNQVLPLDPKFGVFTPHAMNIEFFYIASSLEPATTTPPNASLPNSIGGFRFLPNVTYDDCPRDLDIILIGGPLPTHRPEAADRFMKEAWGKTRVWMTTCIGSLWLASTGLLEGKKVTTNKEFLPVARAGFPGTEWVYQRWVVDEKPYEGGDGKGELWTAGGAGAGIDMIARYCLDNFDKEFVNIMALEGLEFNPGGQAGQFYPVKEGERRVIV
- a CDS encoding uncharacterized protein (EggNog:ENOG503PWW0), whose translation is MFPHHTSVFFYHPHHQQTQPTCSLPTLKMKLTTLLTTAPLALLTTLTTAAPAPAPAPAAIEARHSTSARFSKFTATCTSTSCSYAATLTLLPENITVNFSHTTSGSTIPANSGHWTSSSDPLVFLRWNKTPFNEYRIVVSDVHVIGTSVILDFFSPAADWVAQPNPTSYVGSQTFEAV
- a CDS encoding uncharacterized protein (EggNog:ENOG503PDRM; COG:S); the encoded protein is MIDTATTLPPNPSPDSPPPPSSSSSSPPPPPPPPPGAPVVDFAGLAHDSLVVNIIASASICWFIAALFVALRFYTRGVLIKVIGGSDWSILVALIFAGATCGGVIEQATHGAGQHVWDLDPNDTPSAIAWGRAAWYGILFYLITLCFSKISILLLYIHLFTFKWARLAGQILLGIVIITHLFMALATFTACIPLNSYWDFTVEKKYCHAQSVWWSNTGMHMVTDFLIFLLPMPVVWSIRLPRRQKLALSGVFGFGFLVCFISILRLMQLIRVQTDLDFTYAAAELSYLTAVEVNGAIVCACVMTLKPFIAKFFPGLLSSRASGSSNGQSGAGDNNQYYNYAEGRINGRGPPTIGSRPSKGVRNDLGSLASPTDLQYGFQGLGSSGEESENFQEKGGSRRNSKHWLGVVDGGAMGVRGNHDRYVEIRDGTDSGWAVDVERGKSLSSSPVSPRSPVSRSRPGEDARMDYMLRTGRLSPGAAVPDDKIRVDTRVTITKE